ACAGCCCTGCGTTGATGTCATGGATAGGGCATGCGTCGAGGAATGCCCCGTCGACTGCATCTATGAAGGCAAGCGCTCCCTCTACATTCACCCTGACGAGTGCGTGGACTGCGGCGCCTGCGAGCCCGCCTGCCCGGTCGAGGCCATCTTCTACGAGGATGACGTGCCGGACGAGTGGCTCGACTACAACGACGCCAACGCCGCCTTCTTCGACGACCTAGGCTCCCCGGGCGGTGCCGCCAAGCTCGGCCCGCAGGACTTCGACGCCCCGCTCGTCGCGGCGCTTCCCCCGCAGGCCTAGGGCCGTGCACTTTCTCGCTACTCGCTAGGCACACTGCTTTCCCGCGGTGCCTAGCGATAGGCATTTTCAGACCACCTCCAACCAAGAAAAGGACGTTCATCGCGATGGCGCGCACTCGACTGGGATCGACGCTTCCCGACTTCCCGTGGAACTCCCTGGAGCCCGCCAAGGCCAAGGCCTCGGCGCACCCCGAGGGGATCATCAACCTGTCCGTCGGCTCCCCGGTCGACGACGTCGACCCCGGCATCCAGCAGGCGCTGGCCGCCAACGCCGCGGCCCCGGGCTACCCGCAGACCATCGGCACCCCGGCCCTGCGCGCCGCCATCGTCGACAGCCTGGCGCGCCGCTACCGCTGCACCGGCGTCGAGGGCGTGCTGCCGGTGGTGGGAACCAAGGAGGCCATCGCGCTGCTCCCGCTGCTGCTCGGCGTGAAGGGCACCGTGCTCATCCCCGAGGTCGCGTACCCCACCTACGAGGTGGCCGCGCTCATCGCGGGTGCCACCCCGGTGCGCTGCGACGACCCGCGCACCCTCTCCGAGGAGGAGGCCGCCGACGTCGACCTCATCTTCATCAACTACCCGTCCAACCCGACCGGCGCCGTCGCGGGCATCGAGCAGCTCCAGGGAATCATCGCTTGGGCCCGCGAGCACGACGTCATCGTCGCCTCCGACGAGTGCTACCTGGGGCTGACCTGGGAGGGCGAGGCCTTCTCCGTCCTCGACGAGCGCGTGAGCGCGGGCGATCACGCCGGCCTGCTCGCCATCCACTCCCTGTCCAAGACCTCCAACCTCGCCTCCTACCGCTGCGGCTTCTTCGCCGGCGACCAGGAGCTCATCGCGGAGCTGACCGAGGTGCGCAAACACTCCGGCCTCATCATGCCCGGCCCGATCCAAGCCGCGATGGTCGCGGCCCTTGAGGACGACGCCCAGGAGGCCGCGCAGAAGGACCGCTACGCCGGCCGCCGCGAGGACCTCAAGGCCGCGCTCGAGGGCGCCGGGTTTGAGATCGTCCACTCCGAGGCGGGCCTGTACCTGTGGGTGACCCGCGGCGAGGACTGCTGGGCCACCGTCGACTGGTTAGCCGAGCGCGGCGTCCTCGTCGCCCCCGGCACCTTCTACAGTCCCAGCTCCGAGAAGTTCGTCCGCGTGGCCATGACCACCACCGACGAGCTCGCGGCCGCCGTCGCAGGGCGCCTGAAATA
This is a stretch of genomic DNA from Corynebacterium vitaeruminis DSM 20294. It encodes these proteins:
- the fdxA gene encoding ferredoxin, with translation MTYTIAQPCVDVMDRACVEECPVDCIYEGKRSLYIHPDECVDCGACEPACPVEAIFYEDDVPDEWLDYNDANAAFFDDLGSPGGAAKLGPQDFDAPLVAALPPQA
- the dapC gene encoding succinyldiaminopimelate transaminase codes for the protein MARTRLGSTLPDFPWNSLEPAKAKASAHPEGIINLSVGSPVDDVDPGIQQALAANAAAPGYPQTIGTPALRAAIVDSLARRYRCTGVEGVLPVVGTKEAIALLPLLLGVKGTVLIPEVAYPTYEVAALIAGATPVRCDDPRTLSEEEAADVDLIFINYPSNPTGAVAGIEQLQGIIAWAREHDVIVASDECYLGLTWEGEAFSVLDERVSAGDHAGLLAIHSLSKTSNLASYRCGFFAGDQELIAELTEVRKHSGLIMPGPIQAAMVAALEDDAQEAAQKDRYAGRREDLKAALEGAGFEIVHSEAGLYLWVTRGEDCWATVDWLAERGVLVAPGTFYSPSSEKFVRVAMTTTDELAAAVAGRLK